One genomic window of Desulfocurvus vexinensis DSM 17965 includes the following:
- a CDS encoding four helix bundle protein yields the protein MARIEKFEDIEAWQRARQLAKAVYATTSEGKFARDFGLRDQIQRAAVSVMSKIAEGFERGGDVEFRRFLAIAKGSAGEVKAQLYVALDAGLIDQTAFDSLYKSATETGNLIGGFMKYLSKGINK from the coding sequence ATGGCAAGGATTGAAAAGTTCGAGGATATCGAGGCATGGCAGCGGGCAAGACAGCTCGCAAAAGCCGTGTATGCCACCACATCGGAAGGAAAGTTCGCTCGTGATTTTGGACTGCGTGACCAGATTCAAAGGGCAGCCGTATCGGTGATGTCCAAAATTGCCGAAGGATTCGAGCGTGGTGGTGATGTTGAATTCCGGCGATTCCTTGCCATCGCAAAAGGCTCTGCCGGTGAAGTCAAAGCGCAGCTTTATGTGGCTCTCGATGCCGGGCTAATTGACCAGACTGCTTTCGACTCGCTTTACAAATCAGCCACAGAAACAGGAAACCTAATTGGCGGTTTCATGAAATATCTGAGCAAAGGAATTAACAAATGA